The following proteins are encoded in a genomic region of Ovis canadensis isolate MfBH-ARS-UI-01 breed Bighorn chromosome 12, ARS-UI_OviCan_v2, whole genome shotgun sequence:
- the UBE2T gene encoding ubiquitin-conjugating enzyme E2 T — translation MQRTSRLKRELSLLAAEPPPGITCWQDGDRMEDLRAQILGGANTPYEKGVFKLEVHIPERYPFEPPQIRFLTPIYHPNIDAAGRICLDVLKLPPKGAWRPSLNIATLLTSVQQLMAEPNPDDPLMADISSEFKYNKPVFLKNARQWTEQHARQKAGEEGPPGSLPEVGGSEGPSTTQKRKAGQLSGGGKRLCPDV, via the exons ATGCAGAGAACATCGCGTCTGAAGCGAGAGCTGAGCCTGCTGGCCGCGGAGCCGCCCCCGGGCATCACGTGCTGGCAGGACGGGGACCGGATGGAAGACCTGCGAGCAC agaTACTCGGTGGAGCCAACACACCTTATGAAAAAGGTGTTTTCAAGCTGGAAGTTCACATTCCAGAGAG GTACCCGTTTGAACCTCCTCAGATCCGGTTTCTGACTCCAATCTATCACCCCAACATCGATGCTGCTGGACGGATTTGTCTAGACGTTCTCAAGTTGCCACCAAAA ggTGCCTGGAGACCATCCCTCAACATTGCAACCCTGCTGACTTCCGTTCAGCAGCTCATGGCCGAGCCCAACCCGGATGACCCGCTCATGGCCGACATC TCCTCAGAGTTTAAATACAACAAGCCGGTCTTCCTCAAGAACGCCAGGCAGTGGACAGAGCAGCACGCACGGCAGAAG GCAGGCGAGGAAGGGCCGCCTGGCAGCCTCCCCGAGGTGGGCGGCTCAGAGGGACCCAGCACCACGCAGAAGAGGAAGGCCGGGCAGCTGAGCGGTGGTGGAAAGAGGCTTTGCCCTGACGTTTAG